One window of the Burkholderia ubonensis subsp. mesacidophila genome contains the following:
- a CDS encoding LysR family transcriptional regulator, with protein MELLNDMALFVDVVNAMSFRRAAELTGVPNSTVSRRISALEKAIGLRLLHRTTRRIELTEAGQLYYERCRRIVEEARLAHEQLGEMLAQPTGVLRASLPVDFAMVFLAPLVVEFARRYPGIRFEFDLTPRRVDLVAEPFDIAIRMGEQPDSTLIARLLARIPARLYASPRYLEQAGEPAHPAELARHACVGFPKPGVWTLSRGTESVDVAIGGRFAVNSIGMFRRLAELDQGVILVAEELVTEELASGRLRPVLPDWQGTPVPVYALTATRLLPAKTQRFIEFLQEQFGNRKTKADTSRA; from the coding sequence ATGGAACTGCTGAACGACATGGCGCTGTTCGTCGACGTCGTGAACGCGATGAGCTTCCGCCGGGCGGCGGAACTCACGGGCGTGCCGAACTCGACCGTGTCCCGGCGCATCAGCGCGCTCGAAAAGGCGATCGGCTTGCGGCTGCTGCATCGCACGACCCGCAGGATCGAGCTGACCGAAGCCGGGCAGCTCTACTACGAACGGTGCCGGCGGATCGTCGAGGAAGCGCGGCTCGCGCACGAGCAGCTCGGCGAGATGCTGGCGCAGCCCACGGGCGTGCTGCGCGCGTCGCTGCCGGTGGATTTCGCGATGGTGTTCCTCGCGCCGCTCGTCGTCGAATTCGCGCGCCGCTACCCCGGCATCCGCTTCGAGTTCGACCTCACGCCGCGCCGGGTCGATCTCGTCGCCGAGCCGTTCGACATCGCGATCCGGATGGGCGAGCAGCCGGATTCGACGCTGATCGCGCGGCTGCTCGCGCGCATCCCGGCCCGCCTCTATGCGTCGCCGCGCTATCTCGAACAGGCGGGCGAACCGGCGCATCCCGCCGAGCTCGCGCGGCACGCGTGCGTCGGCTTTCCGAAGCCGGGCGTCTGGACGTTGAGCCGCGGGACGGAATCCGTCGATGTCGCGATCGGCGGGCGCTTCGCGGTCAACAGCATCGGCATGTTCCGGCGGCTGGCGGAGCTGGACCAGGGCGTGATCCTCGTGGCCGAGGAACTGGTGACCGAGGAGCTGGCAAGCGGTCGCCTGCGCCCCGTGCTGCCGGACTGGCAAGGCACGCCGGTGCCGGTGTACGCGCTCACCGCGACGCGCCTGCTGCCGGCCAAGACGCAGCGCTTCATCGAGTTTCTTCAGGAACAGTTCGGCAACCGGAAAACCAAAGCCGACACGTCACGCGCCTGA